In Paludibacter propionicigenes WB4, the genomic window CTGAATAATGAGAAATCCCGCTTCGACAACGATTTGCTTTACAATTTTGCTGTTATGAGTGTAGAAAAGTATTTCGTCGCATTACTGGCTCGTTTTGATTGGAATGCCGAGCACCATATGCCCATTGCACTTTATAAAGAAGCACTTCCATTCGAGCCGGAACTGACCGAAGAAATGAAACAAACAGCAATTCTTATTGGAAAGTTTGAGGCTATATGCTCATTGGATGGGTTCGGGTATCGAACGCCTTCTACAGAAGAACTTGAAGCAATGGCTTCCGGGATAGCCTCAATCAAAAATTTAGTAGAAAAAAGAATCGCAGAGGTGACAACTAGCCTCGAAAAAATTAATTAATTATCTCAGCATCGGCTTCACAATATGTGAAGCCGTTATTTTTTTAATCGTCAAACATGCAAATTTGATCAACTTCATCAGAAGTACTATAATTCCAACAATGAATATTAAGTAACCTCGTAATATTATCAGATAAAATCACACAAGTCAGTAATTTTTAAACGGGAGGATACCAACATATTAATTTATGTTGGTATTTTTTCGTTAGGTTCAATCTTTCCGAAACAAAGTAAACCAGGCTTTCACTTCGTGCACTCTGCCGGCCTGTTCGTAGGTTTGGCATTTTAGCTCCAGCACATTAAATGCATCTTCTATTTCATCAGAGCTAAAACTCATATCCAGCTTTTTTAGCAGTTCTTGCAACTCTGATTGAGATTTACACACGTAACACGATTTTCTGAAATCTGCGTCCGAATCAACCTTCGATATAAAATGTATCGCATTTTGTAAACTCATTTTCTTCTTAAATTTACCCCTAACCTCTGAAGGGGAAGATAATTAGTACTAAATATGTAAAATAATTTCTGAATATATAAAAAGAACAAGACGCAAATTATTTAATCCCCCTTTAGGGGTTAGGGGTACAATCTGTCTTACAATCACTACATTCTCCACCACATATAGTTGCAAATTCCATTGCAGAATCCATATTAAAAGGCGCTAGTTCATTATTGGCCAGAAACCTGATATTTATATCCAGATCATCACCTATAGACTTAAACACAGAGAAACCCTTATTTACAAGTACTTTCAGTGCCATAGGTTGCAATTGTTTTGTAATAATGGTGAATACATTATTTCGCTCAAGAGCCGGAAGTAATTCGCCCATGTTAGGAGCCAGGTCCAATGTCTTTATCCAACTTCC contains:
- a CDS encoding Nif11 family protein encodes the protein MSLQNAIHFISKVDSDADFRKSCYVCKSQSELQELLKKLDMSFSSDEIEDAFNVLELKCQTYEQAGRVHEVKAWFTLFRKD
- a CDS encoding NifB/NifX family molybdenum-iron cluster-binding protein; translation: MKIAIPVIDRELQSNRIASSLSVVGCLCIYDTDKHEGSWIKTLDLAPNMGELLPALERNNVFTIITKQLQPMALKVLVNKGFSVFKSIGDDLDINIRFLANNELAPFNMDSAMEFATICGGECSDCKTDCTPNP